The stretch of DNA ATTTAATTGTAACTGCTGCTTATGCGATCGCGATGGGTTTATTACGTCCTCAAGGAATGCTTAGTGGTTTTACTACTAAAGCAGAATGGGAAGCGATCGGTTATCAAGTAGAGGGAAGTTTTAAAATTGGTGAACCAATTACGATTAAACGTGCTTCACAAAATTCATTAAATCCTATCGATCAATTATCGCAACAAGAAATAATTGAATTTACAACTTATACTTCTCGTCAACAAGAATTAACTGCTTTAGCCCAACAGATTAAATATAATTTAAGAAAAGATGGTTTGCGTCCTGCTCAAGAAATTTTAGTGATTGTTTTAGGAAATCATTGGGAAGCAAAAGAACTTACTTTTCATACAGCTAAATTTTTACATCGACAAGGAATATATACTGTTTTACCGAAAGAAAATATATTTTGGGAAGAAGGTGCAGTTACAATTACAACTATTCATCGCGCTAAAGGACAAGAAGCAGATTTTGTTTACTTAATTGGTTTAGATCGTATAGCTAAAAATGAAAGTAATATTTATCTACGTAATCAATTATTAGTAGCTTTAACTAGAACTAGAGCTTGGGTTAATTTGAGTGGCATTCAAGAGTCTAATTTTGATTCTTTTTATCAAGAAATAAAACAAGTTCTGCAAAGCAAAGATAGTTTTACTTTTCCTTTTACTTATCCACTAAAAAGAACAATTAGTTATAGCAATCTTGCTAATTTAATTACAGGTTATGCTTTGGGACGCAGAAATTTTCGCCAAATAAATTTACAACAAGCGGATTTATCAGGATTAAATTTAGCCAATATTAATTTGATCGAAGCTAATTTACAAGGAGCAAATTTAACTAATACTTGTTTATCAGGAGCGAAATTGATTGCAGCAGATTTAAGTTATACTGATTTAACTCATGCTGATTTATCTAATGCTAAATTGATGGGAGCAAATTTGCAAAATAGTAATTTAACTCATACCAATTTAACTAATACAGATTTAACTAATACCAAGTTTAAAAAAAAAGCCAAAAATTAAAGGTTAAAATTCAAAAGGTAGAATGGTTATAGCTGAAAACGATCTTAGCTCTCAAAAATAATTCATAGTTCACATCGACTTAATTAATCAACTATTAACTATTAACTTCACTCAAAGTTCGCATAGCAACCAACGAAAATTTTTTGCCGCTCAGTTTTGACAACTTAGATATGAATGCTATATGTGTTTTTCTGCTTCTGCTAGTTTTACAGCTTCTGTATTATTAATTCCGACAGGAATCTATTGTCTTAGAGAGGCAGCCACAAAAGACAAAACCTATCTTGCGATCGCGTCTTTGCCTCTATTTTTTGGAATTCAACAAGCTTTTGAAGGATTGCTTTGGTTAGGAATTGCTTCCAATCATACTCAAACAGTTCATTCTGCTGCTTTGGGTTTTTTGTTTTTTTCTCACTTTTTCTGGTTGTTTTGGATTCCTGGTTCGGCTTATTCAGTAGAAACAAATCAACTATTGAAGAAGGTATTGGCAATATTTACTTTAGTTGGTTTTATTTATGGTGCTTGCTTATATTTGCCTTTATTAAATTACAGCGATTGGCTAGAAATTCACGTAATCGAGCATTCAATTTCTTATCGAATAAATTTCTTTTTTAATAATCAGGTTTTCTTGCCAAAAGATTTTAGTTGGATAGTTTATATGTTGATTGTTTTGATTCCCTTGTTTATTTGCTCTAATCGGAGCTTTAATCTTTTGGGAGCTTTAATGTTTATTTCAGCAATGATTACTTATCTTGTGTTTAGTTATGCTTTTATTTCTGTATGGTGTTTTTTCGCTGCGATTATTTCAATTTATTTAATTTACATTATTAGTCAATCAGCCAATCCAGAATCAAACCAATTACTATCTTAAACCTTGTCTACTTTGAAAATTAAATGGCAACTGCTCACTATTAACTTGTAACTGCTTTTTTGTCAATCCTAGCAATTATGCTTAGTCAATAAACTAAGCAAGTTTGCATTACAAAATATTAAGTCGGTCAACCCGTTTAAACTTAAAACCGAGACGAGTCAATTACTTGAATAACATAAAGAAAAGTAAATTTTCCAAAAAGCCAATAAAAACCACATCCTACCATATAATATCGGGTTAATTTTAAAAAAACAAGCTCAAACCCAATAAATTCGTCAGAAAAATTCAGTCGTTCTCAATAAGCTTCACTAACAAATTTTCAATCAAATTTAACTATAAACTTAAGTTTTACTTATAAAAATAGATTTAACCAAGAAAATAATCTTTTCTCTTTTTCTGACTGGCATGATTAACTACCGATTGTACTAATCCAATTGCTATAAAATTACTTAACAATGCCGAACGACCGTAACTCATCCAAGGCAAAGGAATACCCGTAATAGGAGCAAGTCCAATCGTCATACTAATGTTAACAATGACTGGGAAAACAATCATAGCTAAAATGCCAATAGCTAGGAGAGAACCAAAGTTATCTTTAGCTCTAGTAGCAATTAAAACTAATCGTACGCAAATTAACCAAAAAACCAACAATAATAACACACTACCAATAAAACCCCATTCCTCACCTACGGCAGAAAAGATAAAATCAGTATGCTGTTCGGGGATAAAATTAAGTTGAGTTTGTGTACCGTGATTGAATCCTTGCCCCCACATTCCTCCAGCACCGATCGCAATGCGAGATTGAATCAGGTGATATCCTCCCCCTAAAGGGTCTTTTTCAGGATCGAGAAACAAAATCAAGCGGTCTTTTTGATAATCTTTCAATAATCCCCAAAAAATATTACCCAACTCTACCGCAGCACAATTAATTCCTAAAGCGATTAAAGAAGAAAGCAGTTTCATTGGCAGAGTCAGCCAGGCAATGGCGATCATAGCGATCGCAAAAATAATCCAGGCAGGAAGATAAACGTGATAGAGAATTGCTGAAATTAAGGGAGAAAGAAGTAAAAGTAACCAACCGGGGTTAGCATTTGCCCAATAAAGCATAGCGATCGTAATTACACCAAAGACAAGTGAAGTACCTAAATCTGGCTGTAAAAAAATTAATGTCCAAGGAACAGCCGTAATAGCTAGAGTGCGTATAACTGCACCCAAATTTGCAGTGTCTTTATTGTGTAATAAAGCAGCTAAGGTAATAATTACGCCCACCTTGGCAAACTCTGATGGTTGGACATTAAAACCACCAATAGTAATCCAACTTTGCGCCCCATTAGCGGTTACACCGTTAACCATTACCGCAATCAAAGATAAATTAGTTAAAGCATAAGTCAACCAATGCCATTTCAGTAAAACTTGATAGGGACAACGAGCAATTGTTAAGGATATAGCTAAACCAACTCCGCCAATCAACCAATGTTGATAACCGCGATCGAGTTGTTCATACAATTCTGTACTGAGAATAGTCAAACCACCAAAAATGGTCAAACCTACTACCAGTAGCAGTAAAAACCAATCGAGATGTAGCCAAGGAGAGAAAAAAGCTAGTAAGTGTTTTTTAAAAACATCTCCCAGCTGAAATCGAGAACGAGTTTTAGATTTTGAGCGAGATTTGAGACGCATTCTAAGCTGAATTGGTATTCCCGTACAGCAATATTTATAACTTTGTTTCAACCTAATTGGGAGAAAAATATGTGAGCAGTTACCCCGTAGAATTAGTAGAAGCTAATTTGATAAAAAACGGTAATCAAAAATACTTTTCCCAAGAAACTCTCAGAAATTTAATACCTTTTTTACGGCAAAAATTTAGAAATACGAGCTAGCCTGAAAATAATAAGACCCTCCAAACAAGCTCATTACTTATGACACCAAGAACTTTCGGCGTAATCGGTTTAGCCGTAATGGGAGAAAACCTAGCTCTTAATGTGGAAAGTAGAGGCTTTCCTATTGCTGTCTATAACCGAACAGCAGCTAAAACTGAAGAATTTATGGCGATAAGAGCCAAAGACAAAAATGTTCAAGCTGCCTATTCTCTTGAAGAATTTGTTCAAGCTTTAGAACGTCCTCGCAAGATTTTAGTAATGGTTAAGGCGGGGAAACCTGTCGATGCAGTTATCGAACAACTTAAACCTCTCCTTGATGAAGGAGATATGATCATTGATGGCGGTAACTCTCTTTATGAAGATACGGAGAGACGTACCAATGAACTAGAAGCTACTGGACTTGGTTTTGTTGGCATGGGAGTTAGTGGTGGTGAAGAAGGCGCACTTAATGGCCCTAGTTTAATGCCTGGTGGTACAGAAGCAGCCTATAATGAATTAGAACCAATCCTGACTAAAATTGCTGCTCAAGTCGATGATGGTCCTTGTGTTACCTATATCGGTCCTCGGGGTGCTGGTCACTATGTCAAAATGGTTCACAACGGTATTGAATACGGCGATATGCAATTAATTGCGGAAGCCTATGACATTCTCAAAAATGCCTTGGGACTCGATCATTTGCAGCTACACAAAGTATTTGCGGACTGGAATACTACCGATGAGTTAAATTCTTTCTTGATTGAGATTACCGCCGATATTTTCACTTTTATCGATCCTCAAACTGATTTACCCTTAGTAGATTTAATTTTTGATTCGGCAGGACAAAAAGGTACGGGAAGATGGACAATCGTAAGTTCTTTAGAATTAGGCGTACCAATTCCAACTATGTATGCTGCAGTTAATGCCAGAGTAATGTCATCTTATAAAGCAGAAAGAGTTGCTGCTGCTAAATTGTTAACTGGTCCCACTGGCAAATATGAAGGTGACATACCAGCCTTCATCAATAAAGTTCGGGATGCTCTCTACTGCTCGAAAATGTGTTCCTATGCTCAAGGGATGGCATTACTAGCTAAAGCATCAGCAGAATATAATTACAATCTTGATTTGGCAGAAATTGCTCGAATTTGGAAAGGTGGTTGTATTATTCGGGCTGGTTTCCTTGACAAAATTAAAACAGCCTTTAACGAAAATCCCTCTCTACCTAATTTGCTACTAGCACCCGAATTTAAACAGACTATTTTAGATCGTCAGGAAGCTTGGCGAGAAGTGTTAGCAGTAGCCAGTCATCTTGGTATTCCTGTACCTGCTTTTAGTTCTTCTTTAGACTATTTTGATAGCTATCGACGGGCTAATTTACCACAAAATCTAACTCAAGCTCAAAGAGATTATTTTGGCGCACATACCTACGAACGCACAGATAAACCTAGAGGAGAATTTTTCCATACTGAATGGACTAAAGCCAGTGAAATGTCTTTACAGACTGGTCATACTGATTAGATTAGTAACTTAAGTTTATACAATTTTAGGGTGAGTATTGCTCACTCTATTTTTTATAAATGTTAAGACAGAAGATATCAATATATAGCAGTTCTCACGCTTTATGAGTTACATCTGTTCGATACTGATTGAGCGTTGATAGTTCATAGTTGATGGTTGATTGGTAACTGATAACTGGTTTACCTTACCAATTTGAGAAACGCTATAACTTTTGTCTTTTCTCCCACATTCTCAAAACCGTGTTTAATAATCTACAAATCTTACAAGAAAAATATCAACTTCAAAAACAGTTAGGACGTACTGCAGCAGGACATCAAACTTGGCTGGCAACAGATGTAAATACTGAAGAGAAAGTAACAATTAAATTGTTAGCTTTCAGTCCCCAAATGCATTGGGAAGAACTAAAATTATTTGAGCGAGAAGCACAAGTATTACAAACACTAGATCATCCTCGTATTCCCAAATATCGAGATTATTTCGATTTAGATAAACAAATTGGTGAAGGAGTGCCTTGGTTTGCACTGGTACAGGATTATATTCCAGGTTTTTCTTTGCAAGAATTATTAGAACAGGGTAAGCGTTTTAGTGAGGCAAAAATTCGTAAAATTGCCCAAGAAACTCTAGAAATATTAATATATCTCCATCAATTGTGTCCTCCTGTACTTCATCGGGATCTCAAACCCAGTAATTTAATCTTGGGAGAAGATGAACATATTTATTTAATTGATTTTGGTGCAGTACAAGCCCAAGCAGCAGTTACAGGAGTAACTTTTACAGTGGTGGGAACAAGTGGTTATGCACCGCTAGAACAGTTTTGGGGACGTGCTGTTGCAGCTTCTGATTTATATGCCTTGGGAGCAACTTTAATTCACTTACTTACTGGAATCTCACCTGCGGATTTGCCTCATCAAGATTCTCGAATTCAATTTCGCGACCGCGTTAATCTTCAGCCAGATTTAATTGATTGGCTAGAAAAAATTACCGAATTAGCTGTAGAAAAACGTTTTGCTAACGCGGAAGTTGCTTTGAAAGCTTTATTATCTGGTAGATTTATTTCTAGTACGAAAAAGCCTAAATCTTTCACAAATAAGTTATTTCAACCATATACGAGTCGAATTCAACTGGAACAAAATGAACGACAATTAAAAATTAAAATTCCCGCAGGAGGATTAGCTAGATTTAATGAGGTTTTTAATGCTGGTTGTGGAGGATTGTTTGTTTATTATTTATTATTTTCGTTTAGTTTTATTTTGAGTGCTTTTACTCCAACAATAGGATTATTTATTTGGAGTTTTGTGGGCGTTTATGCTGCTCTTTTGTGCGGTACTAAAACCAATATTTCTTTTGAAGAAAATACTTTGGAATTAACTAGAACTTTTTTAGGCAAAAAGTATGGTAAGCAAACTTATTTTAATTCAGAAATTATCGATATTTTTATTCAGCGTACCGGTTCAATTTTTCAGGTAGGGATTCGGACAATCAATCATACTTATAATCTTGGTGGTGCTTTAAGTCAGGACGAAGCTGTTTGGCTGGCAGGAGAAATTAGACAATGGTTAAATTTAAATGGTTAAAGCGATCGCATACAAATATAATTTACAAACATAAAAGAAGTTGCTTAACCTCAGCAAAACTTTTATACTCCTAGTTTTTCAAAAAATTCTAATCACTACTTTTAGTAGGACGAAAGGCATTTAAAAAGTTTAGCAACGGATAAAGATTGCGAGATTGAATCCATAAACGACCTTGTCCTCCTAAAATTCCTGTTTTTAAATTATTAAAAGAAAGACCACCAATTAATTCAACTTTGTAATTTAAAGTATCTTCAAAAGCAACAATATAACTCGTATCTACAATATAACTACCTACTACAGGAATTTCAATAATTCCACCATACGAACTAAACCAAAAATCTCCTTGTCCTATTGCCTTTAATAAAAATAAAGATTCACCAATAAAAAATTTTTACATCAAAGCAGGATTGTGATTTTTGGTATAAAAATTGGGTATAAAAAGAAATTATTTAAGTATTTTTAAATCTATTAAAAAGTTTTTGCTTATTTTTTGTCAACTCTCTATATTTAGAGAATTAAAAGATAAATTCATCAACATTCCCTAGGGAGAATTAATGAATTATTGCTACTACAAAATAAAAATAATATTTTTATCAATTAAATGAGATTGTTAAATACAAGTTTATCTGGCGGTTTTAAAACAAGAGGCTAAAATAGCGGAATCTTTGCCGAAGTTATTGTAAAAATTATGAAAAATATTTTATTCGCTGCGACTACTTTAAGTATTATTTCTTTAAGTATTTCCACTCAAGCAGAAAATTTATCTGATCTTAATCAATTATTAGCTACTAAAAATTGTTCTCAATGTGATTTAACCAATTCTGGTTTAGTCATGGCTGATTTATCAGGAGGAAATTTAAGTGGTGCTAATTTAGTCAATGCTAATCTTAGTCAAGCTAATCTGTCTGGGATTGATTTAAGCGGTGCTAATTTAACAGGGGCTTCTTTATATGGTGCTAATTTAACAGGGGCTAATTTAACGGGGGCTAATTTAGCAGGAACAGATTTAAGGAATGCTTATCTAACTAATACAAATCTTACTGATGTCGATTTGAGTACTGCCCACATCGAAGGCACAAAAGGAATTTCGACAAGCGCAGGAACACCAGAACAATTTTATCGTTGGGCGGTAAGAGAGACGGAAAGAGGAAATTTTCGTGCTGCGGTGGAACATTATAATCGGGCAATTAATATTGATCCAGAATTTGCGCCTGCTTATTTGGGGATAGGATTAATTGAATATGGTTTTGATAATCGGGTTAAAGCACAAGAAAAAGCGGAAATAGCTGCTAATTTATTTAAAAAACAGGATAATAAACTTGGCTATGAGACAAGTCAAGATTTTCTGCACAAAATGAAGTTAATTGAGACATTAGAAGCAGAAAACGCCAAAAAAGAACAAGGTTCTGGCAATTTTGGTAAATTTATTGGTGGACTTGGTTCTTTGATGCTTAGACTTCTTTTATAAAAGTTAAATTTGTTGACAATCGCTGGTGCCTCGATTAAAAGTTGTAGCTAGTATATTTATTCTGATTAAGAGCAAGTACAAGTCAGATTGTTAACTATTATGACACAAGATGCGATCGCGATCGTTGGTATTGGCTGTCGTTTTCCTGGCGCAAAGAATCCTCAAGCTTTTTGGCAGTTGTTGCGCAAGGGAGGAGATGCAATTACAGAAGTACCTAAGTCGCGATGGGATGTAGATCAATATTATGACCCCAATCCTAGCAAAGAGGGTAAGGCTAATACTCGTTGGGGTGGGTTTTTAGAAGATATTGAATCTTTCGATCCTCTCTTTTTTGGCATTGCCCCCAAGGAAGCGATGACAATGGATCCCCAGCAGCGATTGTTATTAGAAGTTGCTTGGGAAGCATTAGAAGATGGGGGACAAATTCCAGCAAAATTAGCAGGGAGTCAAACGGGTGTCTTTATTGGCATTGGTACGCACGATTATTCGATTTTGATGTGGCAAAATCCTGTGAGTGAACCCTACGCAACCACGGGAACGGGTAATTGTATTGCTGCTAATCGGCTCTCTTATATCTTTGATTTTAAAGGACCTTCTTTGGCAGTTGACACTGCTTGTTCTTCTTCTTTAGTAGCTATTCATCTCGCTTGTCAAAGTATTTGGAATGGAGAGTCGACAATGGCGTTAGCAGGTGGGGTAAATGTGCTGCTGTTACCCACGATTGTTGTCGGTTTTGCCAAAGGCGGTTTTATGTCTGCTGATGGTAAATGTAAAAGCTTCGATGCGGATGCTAATGGTTATGTTCGTAGTGAGGGGGCAGGAATTGTAGTTTTAAAACCATTATCCCAAGCCCAGAGCGATCGCGATCGCATTTATGCCATTATTAAAGGTAGTGCGGTGAATCAGGATGGTTTTAGTAATGGGATTGCTGCACCGAACCCCGATGCCCAGGAAGCTGTATTAAGGAAAGCTTATCGACGGGCAGGAGTAGCACCTAATCAAGTTCAGTATCTTGAAGCACACGGTACGGGAACAAAATTAGGCGATCCTGTGGAAATGGAAGCTTTGGGGAGGGTTTTGAGTGAAAATCGCTCTTTTGAAGATTATTGTGCGATTGGTTCAGTTAAAACTAATATTGGGCATACAGAAACTGCTGCTGGTGTGGCAGGATTAATTAAAGTTGCCTTATCTCTTTATCATCGGGAAATTCCTCCTAGTTTGCATTTCAAGCAACCAAATCCTGCGATTGATTTTGCTAATTTACCTTTTCAAGTACAAACAAAATTAACTCCGTGGCGTGAAGAAAAGGAGATGATTGCTGGAGTTAATTCTTTTGGTTTTGGTGGTACGAATGCCCATGTGGTGTTATCTAATGCAGAAGGCAGAGGGCAAGTGCAGAGGGGTAAAGAAGAGAAGAAATATTTTTTTAATTTATTTACTATTTCTGCGAAAAGTGAACGAGCGTTAAAAGATTTAGTTGTTAATTATCTTGAGTTTTTAGATTGTAATCCTGATATTTCTTTAACAGATCTTTGTTTTACTGCTAATGCCAGAAGAACTCATTTTAATTATCGTTTTGCTATTGTTACTGAATCAATTCCAGAATTGCAATTACAACTAAATAATTTTGTTTCTAATCAAGAAACCACAGGATTATTTTCAGGACAAAAGAAAATTGATATAAATTATCAAAATCCAATTGCCTTTTTGTTTACTGGGCAGGGTTCACAATATGTAGGAATGGGTCAAGAATTATATGAAACCCAACCTATTTTTCGAGATAGTTTAAATCATTGTGCCGAAATTTTACAAGCATATTTAGATCGACCATTATTAGAAATAATTTATCCCGATAACGCTGTAGAGACGTTCCATAGAACGTCTCTACAGGATGTAAATCAAACTCAATATACTCAACCAGCTTTATTTGCAATTGAATATTCTCTTGCCCAATTATGGATGTCTTGGGGAATTAAACCAACGGTAGTAATGGGACATAGTATCGGAGAATATGTAGCAGCTTGCCTTGCAGGAGTATTTAGTTTAGAAGATGCGTTAAAGTTGGTAGCTGTGAGAGGAAAATTGATGCAAAGTTTGCCTCAAAATGGAACGATGGCATCAGTTTTAGCCTCAGAAGCAAAAGTTATTAAAGCGATTCAAGACTATCAAAATGAGATAGCTATAGCAGCAATTAATGGCTATCAAAGTATTGTTATTTCTGGAAAAAGTAATGCGATCGCAAAAATTATCAATCAATTAGAAGCTGAGGGAATTAAAACTAAACCATTAAATGTATCTCATGCTTTTCATTCTCCATTAATGCAACCAATGTTAGTAGAATTTGAACAGGTTGCTAGAGAAATAAAATATTCTAATCCTCAAATCAATCTTATTTCTAACGTTACAGGAAAATTAATTACAGAAGCAATCACTACTCCTGAATATTGGTGTCAGCATATCCTTCAACCTGTGCGATTTGTTAATAGTATCGAAACTTTATTTAATTTTGGTTGTGAAATTGCGATTGAATGTGGTGCTAAACCTATTTTATTAGGAATGACTTCTGCTATTTTAGAAAAATCAAATAATAATTCATTCCTTAATTTACTGCCAAGCCTTCGTCCGCCTCAATCAGATTATCAACAAATTTTACAAAGTTTGGGGCAACTTTATACGCAGGAAATTAAAATTAATTGGTCTAGTTTATATCAAGCTAATTTTCATCAAATAGTTTCTTTACCTACTTATCCTTTTCAAAGAAAACGGTATTGGTGGGAAGGTATTAAATTACCTGTAGAGCAAATTAGTTTTGCTGCTGGCAAACAATTAAAATCTTCTCAGTTACATCCTTTACTTGAGCAAAAAATTTATTTAGCGAGTAGTGAAGAAATAGTTTTTCAGGTTGAACTTAGTCCAGATAATCCTTTTTATTTAAAAGATCATTGTCTTGGTAATACAGTAATTTTTCCTGCTACTGGTTATTTAGAAATGGCATTAGCAGCAGGAGCTAATCTATATCAGATAAATAGTAATATTTTAATAAAAAATTTTTTAATCGAGCAAGCTTTAGTTTTATCTTTTGACGAAAATAAAATAGTTCAAATAGTATTGAAACCTCAATCAGATTCAGAATATACTTGGCAAATTTTTAGTTTAAATGAATCACAAGCTAAATTTACTTCTCATGCAACAGGAAAAATTAAGTTAGTTACTCAAACAAAGAAGCATTTTTACAAGAATATAAAACAATTACAACAAAATTGTCTTGACAATCTTTTATCAATCAAAGATTATTATCAACAGCTACAACAGCAAGGATTAAATTACGGTAAAAACTTCCAAGCTCTTCAAGAAATTTGGCAAAGTGAAGATAAAGTTTTTGGAAAAATTCAGTTACCTGATGATTTAATTTCTGAAGCAAATCAGTATCAGTTACATCCTGTTTTATTTGATGCCTGTTTTCAACTTTTAGGTACAGCAATTAAACAACAAAAAACAGGGTCATATTTACCAGTAGGAATAGAAAACTTATACTTTTATTGTCAGCCCAATCATTGTATTTGGTGTCAAGTAGAAATTAAACCAAGTAATAATTCACAAAGTGTACAAGCTGATTTAGTTTTATTGAATAGTAATGGATTAATTCTAGCTAAAGTTCAGGGTTTATTGCTTCAATATGTTAATCAACAATCGTTAACAAAATTAACTCAAACCAAAATAAATAAATTAAATTTATCTGAGCATTTATATCAATTAGTTTGGTTTCCTAATTCTAATCATAATATCGCGCAGAAAAGCAAAGATACAGAGGAGAGAAAAGAGAGATTTATTTCTTTGGAGGCAACTGAGTATCAAGTTTGTGTTGATCATTGGTTGATTTTTGCGGATCGATATGGTGTTGGAGAGAAACTGGCAGAGGAGTTAGAAAAGAGTGATCGTTCTTGTCTGCTGGTTTTTCCTAAAGCTCTCGAAGATTGTGTTGAAGATACCAATTTTAGATACAGTCTCGATCGCAATTCTAGAGAAGATTGGCAAAAATTACTGAAAGATTATGTTCAAACTAATATCGGCATAGTTTTTTTATGGAGTTTGGATGAGACGGAAGATTTTGTAACGACACAACAACAAGGTTGCGGTAGTGTTTTATATTTAATCCAGTCTTTATTAGAAAATAAATCGCTTCAAGTTGCAAAACTTTTATTAGTTACTCAGGAAACTCAAGCAGTAACAGCAAACCAAGCTTCTTTACAAGTTCAACATTCTTCTTTGTGGGGTTTAGGAAGAGTAATTAACACAGAACATCCCCAGCTTAATTGCACTTTACTAGATCTT from Stanieria cyanosphaera PCC 7437 encodes:
- a CDS encoding type I polyketide synthase is translated as MTQDAIAIVGIGCRFPGAKNPQAFWQLLRKGGDAITEVPKSRWDVDQYYDPNPSKEGKANTRWGGFLEDIESFDPLFFGIAPKEAMTMDPQQRLLLEVAWEALEDGGQIPAKLAGSQTGVFIGIGTHDYSILMWQNPVSEPYATTGTGNCIAANRLSYIFDFKGPSLAVDTACSSSLVAIHLACQSIWNGESTMALAGGVNVLLLPTIVVGFAKGGFMSADGKCKSFDADANGYVRSEGAGIVVLKPLSQAQSDRDRIYAIIKGSAVNQDGFSNGIAAPNPDAQEAVLRKAYRRAGVAPNQVQYLEAHGTGTKLGDPVEMEALGRVLSENRSFEDYCAIGSVKTNIGHTETAAGVAGLIKVALSLYHREIPPSLHFKQPNPAIDFANLPFQVQTKLTPWREEKEMIAGVNSFGFGGTNAHVVLSNAEGRGQVQRGKEEKKYFFNLFTISAKSERALKDLVVNYLEFLDCNPDISLTDLCFTANARRTHFNYRFAIVTESIPELQLQLNNFVSNQETTGLFSGQKKIDINYQNPIAFLFTGQGSQYVGMGQELYETQPIFRDSLNHCAEILQAYLDRPLLEIIYPDNAVETFHRTSLQDVNQTQYTQPALFAIEYSLAQLWMSWGIKPTVVMGHSIGEYVAACLAGVFSLEDALKLVAVRGKLMQSLPQNGTMASVLASEAKVIKAIQDYQNEIAIAAINGYQSIVISGKSNAIAKIINQLEAEGIKTKPLNVSHAFHSPLMQPMLVEFEQVAREIKYSNPQINLISNVTGKLITEAITTPEYWCQHILQPVRFVNSIETLFNFGCEIAIECGAKPILLGMTSAILEKSNNNSFLNLLPSLRPPQSDYQQILQSLGQLYTQEIKINWSSLYQANFHQIVSLPTYPFQRKRYWWEGIKLPVEQISFAAGKQLKSSQLHPLLEQKIYLASSEEIVFQVELSPDNPFYLKDHCLGNTVIFPATGYLEMALAAGANLYQINSNILIKNFLIEQALVLSFDENKIVQIVLKPQSDSEYTWQIFSLNESQAKFTSHATGKIKLVTQTKKHFYKNIKQLQQNCLDNLLSIKDYYQQLQQQGLNYGKNFQALQEIWQSEDKVFGKIQLPDDLISEANQYQLHPVLFDACFQLLGTAIKQQKTGSYLPVGIENLYFYCQPNHCIWCQVEIKPSNNSQSVQADLVLLNSNGLILAKVQGLLLQYVNQQSLTKLTQTKINKLNLSEHLYQLVWFPNSNHNIAQKSKDTEERKERFISLEATEYQVCVDHWLIFADRYGVGEKLAEELEKSDRSCLLVFPKALEDCVEDTNFRYSLDRNSREDWQKLLKDYVQTNIGIVFLWSLDETEDFVTTQQQGCGSVLYLIQSLLENKSLQVAKLLLVTQETQAVTANQASLQVQHSSLWGLGRVINTEHPQLNCTLLDLDGFDPVTCVLSELNSIQQEHQVAYRQGNRYVARLDRYKLLTKTNQESFRLQISDYGMLDRLAIVCDRVNSPKPGEVTIEVCAAGVNFRDVLNALGMLQEYLTSMGFTNASDIPFGGECAGRIVAVGEGVTEFQIGDEVIAAQAIGSIASHVVVNANFVIAKPTQLSFTEAATIPTTFLTAYYGLHKLAQIKAGDSILIHAAAGGVGLAAIQIAQQASAEVYATASLSKWDFLKSIGIKYVMNSRSLDFAEEIKQLSAGKGIDIVLNSLNGEYISKNLDILASGGKFVEIGKLGIWDESQIKAKRNDVAYYLFDLLEVSQQNPSLIKQMLGELMQQFRLGKLKPLHHQVFPITEAESAFRHMAAAKHIGKVVIDCKGGLQTALTQINDQGSYLITGGLGALGLQVARWLVDKGARNLILVGRSKPNSEAKVIIQQLEETGAQIEVIQADIANLEAVNRIVRANSSSPLLKGIIHAAGIIDDGLLQQLSWERFAKVISPKIMGAWNLHLATQNLPLDFFVCFSSITSILGTFGQGNYAAANSFMDALMHYRRSFGLPGLSINWGLWDDLGMAASLNAEVKARFSDEGLETIELNSGLELLEQLLLQNHSQLAVFPVDWSKFLSAKPENTFFQLFKPKSEVKNQPISNLNPIFSNISAFQQHIQTQVAKVLGFSDRKSVDVQENFADLGMDSLMAVELKNQLQTSLKIDIPLTITFDYPTVEALANYLFEKIAGEDNSYQLSVTSYQLPLIETEEKTSPWFNTEVVDHNRIETKEKLEPIDKIEIKPEFCDFKFLPQYLTLKQDLNRVEAMGNPFFTIHDGIAKDTTQIQGKELINYSSYNYVGMSGDPIVTQAAQNAIAQYGTSVSASRLVSGERAIHGELEREIADFIGTEDCIAYIGGHATNVTTIGHLFSDRDLIVCDSLSHNSIQEGCKLSGATKIEFPHNNYQKLAEILAQHRYSYEKVLIAIEGVYSTDGDLAPLPEIIEIKKRYQTFLLVDEAHSIGVLGSTGRGISEHFKINPADVDLWMGTLSKSFASCGGYIAGCRELIEYLKYTSPGFVFSVGMSPANTTAALKALKLLKIQPERVIRLQARSRFFLELAKSKGLNTGASKDSPIIPIIIGEPYKAVQLSQQLSQQGINVQPMVYPSVPYDAARLRFFMTCLHSEAQIEFSLNSLVRILKNNFK